One stretch of Kiritimatiellaceae bacterium DNA includes these proteins:
- the atpD gene encoding F0F1 ATP synthase subunit beta → MKQGKIVQVIGPVVDVEFESAADLPGIYEALTVEQADVDGTVRKLVLEVQQHVGGHWVRTIAMGAAEGLQRGTPVNPTGGPITVPVGQGVMGRMMNVTGDPVDERGEVKAEKRLPIHRRPPLLTEQTTKPEVLTTGIKVIDLICPFLKGGKVGAFGGAGVGKTVVIMELINNIAKLHGGYSVFAGVGERSREGNDLYHEMSEAGVINQADLEKSKIALVYGQMNEPPGARMRVALTALTVAEYFRDEKFQDVLLFIDNIFRFSQAGAEVSALLGRTPSAVGYQPTLSTEMGELQERITSTRSGSITSFQAVYVPADDLTDPAPATTFAHLDATIVLDRALTAQGIFPAVDPLASNSRALSPEIVGEEHYNTARGVQAVLQRYKELQDIIAILGIDELSNEDKVIVNRARRIQKFLSQPFTVAEVFTGQQGRQVTVQETVRGFKEILEGQHDAVPESNFYMKGGIAEAIEGI, encoded by the coding sequence ATGAAGCAGGGCAAAATTGTTCAGGTGATCGGGCCGGTAGTGGATGTCGAATTCGAAAGCGCCGCCGATCTGCCGGGGATTTATGAAGCGCTGACGGTCGAGCAGGCCGATGTTGACGGTACGGTTCGCAAGCTGGTGCTGGAAGTTCAGCAGCACGTCGGCGGACACTGGGTGCGCACCATTGCCATGGGCGCGGCGGAAGGTCTCCAGCGCGGCACGCCGGTCAACCCCACGGGCGGGCCGATCACGGTTCCGGTTGGACAGGGTGTAATGGGGCGCATGATGAATGTCACCGGCGATCCAGTTGACGAACGCGGTGAGGTTAAAGCGGAAAAACGGCTGCCTATTCACCGGCGTCCTCCCCTGCTGACTGAACAGACGACCAAGCCGGAAGTGCTGACGACCGGTATCAAAGTGATCGACCTGATCTGCCCTTTTTTGAAAGGCGGTAAAGTCGGCGCGTTCGGCGGCGCAGGCGTAGGGAAAACCGTCGTGATTATGGAGCTGATCAACAACATCGCCAAACTGCACGGCGGATACTCTGTTTTTGCCGGCGTCGGCGAACGCTCGCGCGAAGGAAACGACCTCTATCATGAAATGTCCGAAGCCGGCGTCATCAATCAGGCGGATCTCGAAAAATCGAAAATCGCTCTGGTCTACGGCCAGATGAATGAACCGCCGGGCGCCCGTATGCGTGTGGCGCTGACGGCCTTGACGGTGGCTGAATATTTCCGCGACGAAAAATTTCAGGACGTACTGCTTTTCATCGATAATATTTTCCGCTTCTCGCAAGCCGGAGCCGAAGTGTCGGCCCTGCTTGGACGCACGCCCAGCGCGGTGGGCTATCAGCCGACCCTTTCTACGGAAATGGGCGAGCTGCAAGAGCGGATTACTTCCACGCGGTCAGGTTCCATCACATCATTCCAGGCTGTGTATGTCCCCGCCGATGACCTGACCGACCCGGCACCGGCCACGACGTTTGCCCATCTCGATGCCACCATCGTGCTCGACCGCGCACTCACCGCGCAGGGAATTTTCCCGGCGGTTGACCCGCTGGCCTCGAATTCGCGTGCGCTTTCTCCGGAAATTGTCGGCGAAGAACATTACAACACGGCGCGCGGCGTTCAGGCGGTACTTCAGCGCTACAAAGAACTGCAGGACATCATTGCCATTCTGGGGATTGATGAACTGTCCAATGAAGACAAGGTCATCGTCAATCGCGCCCGCCGCATACAGAAATTTTTGAGCCAGCCGTTCACAGTGGCGGAAGTGTTCACCGGACAGCAGGGCCGGCAGGTAACGGTTCAGGAAACCGTGCGCGGATTCAAAGAAATTCTGGAAGGACAGCACGATGCGGTGCCGGAATCCAATTTCTATATGAAGGGCGGCATCGCGGAAGCGATCGAAGGGATCTGA
- a CDS encoding HU family DNA-binding protein, which produces MAKAATKSQIIAKIAEDAGISKVQAKSALESIIAQAYKGAAAGFTVPGLGKLVKVKRKARMGRNPATGATIKIAAKTVLKFRIAKAAKDAVLG; this is translated from the coding sequence ATGGCAAAAGCAGCAACCAAGTCTCAGATCATCGCCAAGATCGCCGAAGACGCCGGCATCAGCAAAGTTCAGGCAAAATCAGCCCTCGAATCCATCATCGCTCAGGCCTATAAAGGTGCCGCCGCCGGCTTCACCGTTCCGGGTCTCGGCAAACTGGTTAAAGTAAAACGCAAAGCCCGCATGGGTCGTAATCCTGCCACCGGCGCGACAATCAAGATTGCCGCCAAGACGGTTCTCAAATTCCGCATCGCCAAAGCCGCCAAGGACGCTGTCCTCGGCTAA
- a CDS encoding F0F1 ATP synthase subunit alpha translates to MQSIVADIEQTLAQFHPEAQSEETGKVMEVGDGVARIEGLRNIRLNEMIDFGNGVTGLALNLEENSVGAVVLSGAETVREGQTVRSTGRLLEIPCGRAMLGRVVDPLGHPLDGKGPIDAAGMNPVERSAPGIIGRQSVSVPLQTGILAIDAVIPIGRGQRELIIGDRSTGKTTIAVDAIINQARLNHEAEVAGDTNVHPVFSVYVAIGQRQSSVAQVVRVLEEHGALKYTVVVVATAADSAAMQYLAPFSGTAIGEWFMDHGMDALVVYDDLSKHAVAYRQMSLVLRRPSGREAYPGDIFYLHSRLLERSACMSKAHGGGTLTSLPIIETQIGDVSAYIPTNVISITDGQIYLESDLFYQGIRPAMSIGISVSRVGSAAQTKAMKEVAGKVKLELAQYYEMKEFAQFGSDLDAKTVALIEHGRRITELFKQTQYNPFPMEEEVIQLWAAQQGFFNSTPVEKTREVSAKLLEFIRMRRKNLLKDIAQQKRLTPEIKKGLEEVMAEYQSLA, encoded by the coding sequence ATGCAATCTATCGTGGCGGACATTGAACAGACTCTCGCACAATTTCACCCGGAGGCGCAGAGCGAGGAAACGGGCAAGGTCATGGAAGTTGGCGATGGCGTGGCCCGGATCGAAGGGTTGCGTAATATCCGGCTGAACGAAATGATCGACTTCGGTAACGGGGTGACCGGTCTGGCATTGAATCTTGAAGAAAACAGCGTGGGCGCTGTGGTTCTGAGCGGCGCTGAAACCGTCCGCGAAGGACAGACCGTCCGTTCGACCGGCCGGTTGCTCGAAATTCCCTGCGGTCGCGCCATGCTTGGCCGCGTGGTGGATCCTCTCGGACATCCGCTCGACGGCAAAGGCCCGATTGATGCTGCGGGGATGAATCCGGTGGAGCGTTCGGCGCCTGGCATTATCGGCCGGCAGTCGGTTTCCGTGCCGTTGCAAACCGGCATTCTCGCCATTGACGCGGTGATTCCGATCGGACGAGGCCAGCGCGAACTGATCATCGGCGACCGTTCGACCGGCAAGACGACCATCGCGGTGGATGCCATTATTAATCAGGCGCGCCTGAACCATGAAGCTGAAGTCGCCGGGGACACCAATGTTCATCCGGTGTTTTCGGTTTATGTGGCGATCGGACAGCGGCAATCGAGCGTGGCGCAGGTTGTGCGCGTACTGGAAGAGCACGGCGCGCTGAAGTACACGGTGGTGGTGGTGGCTACGGCGGCTGATTCGGCGGCCATGCAATATCTGGCTCCGTTCAGCGGCACGGCGATCGGCGAGTGGTTTATGGATCACGGCATGGATGCGCTGGTGGTGTACGACGATCTTTCTAAACACGCGGTGGCCTACCGGCAGATGTCGCTGGTTTTGCGCCGGCCTTCCGGACGCGAAGCGTATCCGGGCGATATTTTTTATCTGCACAGCCGCCTGCTGGAGCGCTCGGCCTGTATGTCGAAAGCGCACGGCGGCGGAACGCTCACCTCGCTTCCAATCATTGAAACTCAAATCGGCGACGTATCCGCCTATATTCCGACTAATGTCATTTCCATCACCGACGGGCAGATTTATCTGGAAAGCGATCTGTTCTATCAAGGGATCCGGCCCGCGATGTCGATCGGGATTTCCGTGTCGCGCGTCGGTTCCGCCGCGCAGACCAAAGCGATGAAAGAGGTGGCCGGAAAAGTGAAGCTGGAATTGGCGCAGTATTATGAAATGAAAGAGTTCGCCCAGTTCGGTTCCGATCTGGATGCCAAGACTGTCGCGCTGATCGAACACGGACGGCGCATTACCGAGCTGTTTAAACAGACTCAATACAATCCCTTTCCGATGGAAGAAGAGGTCATTCAGCTGTGGGCGGCCCAGCAGGGCTTTTTCAACAGCACGCCGGTTGAGAAAACGCGCGAAGTCAGCGCTAAACTTCTCGAATTCATCCGGATGCGGCGGAAGAACCTGCTGAAAGATATTGCGCAGCAGAAACGGCTGACGCCGGAAATTAAGAAGGGCCTCGAAGAAGTAATGGCTGAATATCAAAGTTTGGCCTGA
- the atpG gene encoding ATP synthase F1 subunit gamma → MANLRDIRRRIKSIRSMAKITKAMQMVSISKMKRAQQAALYGIPYADMLNDILTQVTQYIGTYQHGLMEQRNGERKLIILVGTDRGLCGSLNTNIFREVVKYDRDNTLFVTIGAKAAQFVQKTGRLLIVDFDYSDQPKLSEARMVCRFVAQLFMDDEIDSADIVFSDYVSTFKQVPLTWRFLPAGQSQEFFDLMPETLRRTKMEQAQQGLKNIVEFSFEPNANTVYESLLLRSLDYQLLQIMREVRASEHSARMVSMKQATDNARDMNNSLQLVHNNLRQASITKELLEIGSAAGIDG, encoded by the coding sequence ATGGCAAATTTACGCGACATCCGACGGCGCATCAAATCGATCCGCTCCATGGCCAAAATCACCAAGGCCATGCAGATGGTGTCGATTTCAAAAATGAAGCGCGCCCAGCAGGCGGCGTTGTACGGAATTCCCTACGCCGACATGCTGAACGACATCCTCACTCAGGTGACGCAATATATCGGCACCTATCAGCACGGGCTGATGGAGCAGCGGAACGGCGAGCGGAAATTAATTATTCTGGTCGGCACGGATCGCGGATTGTGCGGCTCACTGAATACCAATATTTTCCGTGAGGTCGTTAAGTATGACCGCGACAACACGCTGTTTGTAACCATCGGAGCCAAGGCGGCCCAGTTCGTGCAAAAAACCGGACGGCTGCTGATTGTGGATTTCGACTATAGCGATCAACCGAAACTTTCCGAAGCCCGGATGGTCTGCCGGTTCGTGGCGCAGCTTTTTATGGATGATGAAATCGACAGCGCGGATATTGTTTTCAGCGACTATGTCTCCACCTTTAAACAGGTGCCGCTGACATGGCGCTTCCTGCCGGCAGGACAGTCGCAGGAATTTTTCGACCTGATGCCGGAAACGCTGAGACGCACCAAAATGGAGCAGGCGCAGCAGGGTCTGAAAAACATCGTAGAATTCAGTTTTGAACCGAATGCCAACACCGTCTATGAATCACTTCTATTGCGCAGTCTGGATTATCAGCTGCTGCAAATCATGCGCGAAGTCCGTGCCAGCGAACACAGCGCCCGCATGGTGTCGATGAAGCAGGCGACGGATAATGCCAGAGACATGAACAACAGCCTGCAGCTGGTTCATAACAACCTTCGGCAGGCGTCTATCACGAAAGAACTTTTGGAAATTGGCAGCGCCGCCGGAATCGATGGATAA
- a CDS encoding PTS sugar transporter subunit IIA, whose protein sequence is MANEILKSGLDPACIRVELNATGRDEAIRELVGLIHAKHRLRNMEDVVQVVMDREQKMSTSLENGIAVPHGKSASIDKLLVAVGIKQKGIDFKSADGQPSKIIILILSSVTQAGPHVRCLAEIGRLLQSETNRKKILTAKDAETIFRIMTDTGI, encoded by the coding sequence ATGGCAAACGAAATTTTAAAGAGCGGACTGGATCCCGCCTGCATCCGGGTGGAGTTAAATGCGACCGGCCGGGATGAGGCCATTCGCGAACTGGTCGGACTGATTCACGCAAAGCATCGTCTGCGCAATATGGAAGATGTTGTGCAGGTCGTGATGGACCGCGAACAAAAGATGAGCACCAGCCTGGAAAACGGCATCGCTGTTCCTCACGGGAAATCCGCCTCGATTGACAAGCTGCTGGTGGCGGTCGGAATAAAGCAGAAGGGCATTGATTTCAAAAGTGCCGACGGCCAGCCTTCAAAAATCATCATACTGATTCTTTCCTCGGTGACACAGGCCGGTCCTCATGTTCGCTGTCTGGCGGAAATCGGACGACTGTTGCAGTCGGAAACCAACCGTAAAAAAATTCTAACGGCAAAGGATGCGGAGACCATCTTCAGGATCATGACGGACACGGGCATTTGA
- a CDS encoding F0F1 ATP synthase subunit epsilon — MAAMLRVKIITPKEVAYDGTALAVTIPAEQGEMQVYQGHIPVLARVIKGIVRIESPGADPACFAVDEGFFRVTQDEVSLLIDTLHAVKTVGV; from the coding sequence ATGGCCGCAATGCTCAGAGTAAAAATTATTACGCCGAAAGAAGTCGCCTACGATGGAACGGCTCTGGCTGTGACAATACCGGCAGAGCAGGGCGAAATGCAGGTATATCAAGGACACATTCCGGTGCTGGCGCGTGTTATAAAAGGAATCGTTCGCATCGAAAGCCCCGGCGCAGATCCGGCCTGTTTTGCGGTGGACGAAGGCTTTTTCCGGGTGACGCAGGATGAAGTCAGTCTGCTCATCGACACGCTGCATGCGGTGAAAACGGTCGGCGTGTAA
- a CDS encoding F0F1 ATP synthase subunit A — protein sequence MQNRLSIRPLRNGLTPAGRWMCALLITFLFGITDLSVASVPEAAAEHPVSADVPTEEHLPASAPVVFTVASVPVTNSMLTGWLAAFILIGVSLRFRQQVRVGHQTMFTGAVESLVIFLHGFLADIMGEKLARKTFWLLGSFFIFILCSNWLGLFPGIGSIGWGHATEHMFKVTQPLFRGVNADLNTTLALGALFFLFWFIWAWKENGPVGILKHIFAPKGGLKGIMYFVMAIVFLAVGFLEVFSIIIRPFSLALRLYGNIFAGEVMLETMLHKIPALGWLLPVPFYLMEVLVGLIQAFVFTLLCAVFVMLICSHEGEENHPEQEIVSDAQQQ from the coding sequence ATGCAAAACAGATTATCCATTCGGCCTCTTCGTAACGGGTTAACCCCGGCGGGCCGCTGGATGTGTGCGCTCCTCATTACATTTCTGTTTGGAATTACCGATTTGTCTGTCGCAAGCGTACCGGAAGCCGCCGCGGAGCATCCGGTTTCTGCGGACGTACCGACCGAAGAACATCTGCCCGCCAGCGCGCCGGTAGTTTTCACTGTCGCCAGTGTGCCGGTTACCAACTCGATGCTTACCGGCTGGCTGGCCGCGTTTATTTTGATCGGTGTCTCCCTGAGGTTTCGTCAACAGGTACGGGTCGGACACCAAACCATGTTTACCGGCGCGGTCGAATCGCTGGTGATTTTCCTGCACGGATTTCTGGCGGACATTATGGGGGAAAAGCTGGCGCGGAAAACCTTCTGGCTGCTGGGCTCCTTTTTCATTTTTATTCTCTGCTCCAACTGGCTGGGATTGTTTCCAGGCATTGGAAGCATCGGCTGGGGACACGCGACGGAGCATATGTTCAAGGTGACTCAACCGCTGTTTCGCGGAGTTAACGCCGATCTCAACACGACGCTGGCACTGGGCGCATTGTTTTTCCTGTTCTGGTTTATCTGGGCGTGGAAAGAAAACGGGCCGGTCGGCATCTTAAAACACATTTTTGCGCCCAAGGGCGGGCTGAAGGGCATCATGTACTTTGTCATGGCGATTGTGTTTCTGGCGGTCGGATTTCTGGAAGTGTTTTCTATTATTATCCGTCCGTTTTCACTGGCGCTTCGGTTGTACGGCAATATTTTTGCCGGAGAAGTCATGCTGGAAACCATGCTACATAAAATTCCTGCGCTCGGCTGGTTGCTGCCGGTTCCGTTTTATCTGATGGAAGTGCTGGTCGGGCTGATTCAGGCCTTTGTTTTCACCCTTCTTTGTGCTGTTTTTGTTATGTTAATTTGCAGTCACGAGGGCGAAGAGAATCATCCGGAGCAGGAGATTGTTTCGGATGCACAACAACAGTAA
- a CDS encoding ATPase, with translation MDPSMHIGIAAAGAALAVGWIGYGAVSAVGRNPGASTKVMVQAILAIAFAEACVFYAIFLK, from the coding sequence ATGGACCCATCAATGCATATCGGTATTGCGGCAGCTGGTGCCGCGTTGGCTGTAGGGTGGATCGGTTATGGCGCGGTCTCTGCGGTCGGTCGGAACCCCGGAGCGAGCACGAAAGTTATGGTACAGGCGATTCTGGCGATTGCCTTTGCCGAAGCCTGCGTGTTTTACGCAATTTTCCTGAAGTAG